Proteins from one Impatiens glandulifera chromosome 2, dImpGla2.1, whole genome shotgun sequence genomic window:
- the LOC124924489 gene encoding uncharacterized protein LOC124924489, with protein MSMYYCYSSSPPPSSSDDDEVNELIDEAVNYIVHEYVPKNYPQKHIRNRSKGREYYEREREVDHKSLMRDYFGENLTYPDYMFRRRFRMCKNVFLRLVNAVEVHDEFFHQNKDSTGRLGVLALQKCMAVMHILAYDTCADSVDEYLRMRKRTTMISLQKFTKAVIDTFGRQYLRRPTRLDLEELLRKGERRGFPGSYNDINILHKSSAFDDVLEGRVPDSNFVVNVNNPSQTPKEKLFAKHQEAARKDVERAFGVLQARFAIIRKPSLAWNRDVISKIMMACIIMHNMIVEDERDTYDGYDNP; from the exons ATGTCGATGTACTATTGTTATTCTTCATCCCCTCCACCAAGTTCTTCGGATGACGATGAAGTCAATGAATTGATTGATGAAGCGGTGAATTATATTGTCCATGAATATGTTCCGAAAAATTATCCACAAAAACACATCCGAAATCGCAGTAAGGGAAGAGAGTACTATGAACGAGAACGAGAAGTCGATCACAAATCCCTCATGAGGGACTACTTTGGAGAAAATCTGACCTATCCAGATTATATGTTTCGACGGAGGTTTAGAATGTGCAAAAACGTATTTCTTCGACTAGTGAATGCAGTTGAGGTGCATGATGAATTCTTCCATCAAAATAAAGATTCCACAGGTCGGTTGGGTGTGTTAGCTTTGCAGAAATGCATGGCAGTAATGCATATTCTAGCGTATGACACATGCGCGGATAGTGTCGATGAATATTTAAGAATGAGAAAAAGAACGACAATGATTTCTCTTCAAAAATTCACCAAAGCTGTCATTGACACCTTTGGAAGGCAATATTTACGCAGGCCTACTCGATTGGATTTAGAAGAACTATTGCGCAAAGGGGAGCGGCGTGGATTTCCAG GATCATATAACGACATTAACATCCTTCATAAATCATCGGCGTTCGATGATGTTCTGGAAGGTCGAGTACCAGATTCCAACTTTGTGGTGAATG TCAATAACCCTTCCCAGACACCAAAAGAAAAATTGTTTGCAAAACACCAAGAGGCTGCTAGAAAAGACGTTGAACGTGCATTTGGGGTGCTTCAAGCTCGATTTGCAATAATTCGTAAGCCATCGCTCGCATGGAATCGAGACGTTATTAGCAAAATCATGATGGCTTGTATCATTATGCACAACATGATAGTTGAAGATGAAAGAGACACATATGATGGTTATGATAACCCGTAA
- the LOC124924090 gene encoding uncharacterized protein LOC124924090, which yields MCILCVIQKWSRRVATMLPWLVIPLIGLWALSQLLPPAFRFEITSPRLACVFVLLVTLFWYEILMPQLSAWRARRNARLRERKRFEAIEMQKLRKTATRRCRNCLTPYRDQNPGGGRFMCSYCGHISKRPVLDLPVPPGFGLSNSGILKDLVGKGGNILNGKAWSDNSWTCRQDWLENGNWVSGQFTGNNYGQKNGVGFFSCDEDCMTEKSYSRVMIFACKITSVLFWSIGWFWSKVSRASLSRDVSSDTEDKGLLARQGENFQESRVEKARRKAEEKRQARVEKELLEEEERKQKEEVARLVEERRKLRDENMEVEKDRKKGSTTSTEKNSKKEAEKKRREKKKDKDKASSKSNSDAEEIEKRGGKENERKGDNDKPDLHRSGAENGKINGTGVLYGIKSNANSNHGRGNTGTHYLDRMKGTILSSSKAFGSNSFFRRGVNTSPMVSRESKSGGFVDHINTSANRNDFSQHGKPNMSGDDKSISRPVLIEPPPIAAPKKSWQQLFTRSSAVSPPPPVSNVISRPNSKPQIEVHSPPSITYDNPISFGFPSPFTLPTFPLVSTSSTSTVVPLNSETMFAARDLLPEESDIFEDPCYVPDPVSLLGPVSESLENFQLDLGTGFIGEFGSEKLRPLRNTSSAMPEIIRPSPIERSCNSNRSPKSVSNNIQEFHNFPVEASNHSNEQGTYQMWNTSPLFPRELNIPGKEDVMHQLLAQKTMESLFTNDEQTISSIHSQNNFLQNQNTGTFGTFLSGPVDTPWEAKTLSGFENQFSMDTREERVQKEIVYGSSIPIGSTSHLPQPNCWTKKEAVVGSKDVVGKSRIGSHNHHQHPVGSLFSPPEVGSLWSSSSYG from the exons ATGTGTATATTGTGTGTGATTCAAAAGTGGTCTCGTCGAGTTGCTACCATGCTCCCATGGCTAGTAATTCCTCTAATTGGACTTTGGGCTCTGTCTCAGCTGTTACCACCTGCTTTTCGGTTTGAAATCACTTCTCCCAGGTTGGCTTGTGTATTTGTGTTGTTGGTTACTCTATTCTGGTATGAGATCCTTATGCCTCAGTTATCAGCATGGCGGGCACGAAGGAATGCTCGCCTCAGGGAAAGAAAGAGATTTGAGGCCATCGAAATGCAGAAGCTTCGGAAGACTGCAACCCGGAGGTGCAGGAATTGTCTGACTCCATACCGAGACCAGAATCCTGGTGGGGGGAGGTTTATGTGTTCATATTGTGGTCATATTTCAAAAAGGCCCGTTTTAGATCTCCCAGTACCGCCTGGTTTTGGTTTGTCAAATTCTGGAATATTGAAAGATTTAGTAGGCAAAGGTGGGAACATCTTAAACGGAAAGGCATGGTCTGATAATAGTTGGACTTGTCGTCAAGATTGGTTGGAGAATGGTAATTGGGTCAGTGGACAGTTCACTGGGAACAATTACGGGCAGAAGAATGGTGTTGGTTTTTTCAGCTGTGATGAAGATTGTATGACAGAAAAGTCTTATTCTCGTGTGATGATATTCGCTTGCAAGATAACATCAGTTTTGTTCTGGAGCATTGGATGGTTTTGGAGTAAGGTCTCTAGAGCTAGTTTGTCAAGAGATGTTTCTTCAGATACAGAGGACAAGGGATTGTTGGCAAGACAGGGTGAGAATTTCCAAGAGAGTAGAGTAGAAAAGGCTCGTAGAAAAGCAGAAGAGAAAAGACAAGCTAGGGTAGAGAAGGAGTtattggaggaggaggagagaaAGCAAAAAGAGGAGGTTGCAAGGCTGGTGGAGGAACGCCGAAAACTTAGGGATGAAAATATGGAAGTTGAGAAGGATCGTAAGAAAGGGTCAACTACTTCTACTGAAAAGAATAGTAAGAAGGAAGCTGAGAAGAAACGACGGGAAAAAAAGAAGGATAAAGACAAGGCTTCTAGTAAAAGCAATTCTGATGCAGAGGAAATTGAAAAACGAGGTGGTAAGGAAAATGAACGGAAGGGTGATAATGATAAGCCGGATTTACATAGATCTGGAGCAGAAAATGGCAAAATTAATGGCACAGGAGTATTATATGGGATTAAGAGCAATGCTAATAGCAATCATGGCAGGGGAAACACTGGTACTCATTACCTGGACAGAATGAAGGGTACTATTTTATCCTCCTCCAAAGCTTTTGGTAGCAACAGTTTCTTCAGAAGGGGTGTTAACACTTCTCCCATGGTTTCAAGAGAAAGCAAGTCCGGTGGGTTTGTAGATCACATTAACACGTCTGCCAACAGAAATGATTTTTCTCAGCATGGAAAACCAAATATGAGTGGTGATGATAAGAGCATCAGTCGACCT GTGCTCATTGAACCACCACCAATAGCAGCCCCAAAGAAATCATGGCAACAACTGTTTACCCGTTCATCAGCtgtttctcctcctcctcctgttTCAAATGTTATAAGCAGACCAAATTCAAAGCCCCAGATAGAAGTGCACAGCCCTCCATCTATAACATATGATAACCCCATTAGCTTTGGATTTCCATCACCCTTTACCTTGCCTACTTTTCCACTTGTGTCAACAAGTTCGACGAGTACTGTTGTTCCATTGAACTCTGAAACCATGTTTGCTGCTCGTGATCTTTTACCTGAAGAATCTGACATTTTTGAAGATCCATGTTATGTTCCAGACCCAGTATCTCTACTCGGGCCTGTTTCAGAATCCCTGGAAAATTTTCAGTTAGATTTAGGCACTGGGTTTATTGGAGAGTTTGGATCAGAAAAGCTTCGTCCTTTAAGGAACACATCATCTGCAATGCCAGAAATCATTAGACCGTCGCCTATTGAAAGGAGTTGTAATTCTAATCGATCGCCCAAGTCTGTATCTAATAATATCCAGGAGTTTCACAACTTCCCAGTTGAAGCTTCAAACCATTCAAATGAGCAGGGAACTTATCAGATGTGGAACACTTCTCCTCTCTTTCCTCGTGAACTCAATATACCAGGCAAGGAAGATGTGATGCATCAACTCCTTGCTCAGAAAACCATGGAGTCGCTATTTACTAATGATGAGCAGACTATTTCTAGCATTCATTCCCAGAACAACTTCCTTCAGAACCAAAACACCGGTACATTTGGTACTTTTCTTTCTGGTCCAGTCGATACTCCGTGGGAGGCAAAAACATTAAGTggttttgaaaatcaattttctATGGATACAAGAGAGGAACGTGTTCAGAAGGAAATTGTGTATGGGAGCAGCATACCCATTGGATCTACTAGCCATCTGCCCCAACCCAATTGTTGGACCAA GAAGGAAGCGGTTGTTGGTTCAAAAGATGTAGTTGGAAAGTCGAGAATAGGAAGTCACAACCACCACCAACATCCTGTTGGAAGTCTGTTCTCTCCCCCAGAAGTAGGTTCACTATGGTCGTCCTCTTCTTatggttga